One Campylobacterota bacterium DNA segment encodes these proteins:
- a CDS encoding hybrid sensor histidine kinase/response regulator, with amino-acid sequence MELTTHILTIDDDTTILDAYASILSPYKRTSLEDAIMKLEKLHDIDCSAIDGGEKVIDFHLHQANNGLEGVEIFRREYEGGNRIPVCIVDMRMPNGIDGLETSIRLKEIDPDVNIIIATAYSDRSNKEILECLKSNIFYIRKPFNNEEIYQLVYSLSLSYDATQTIRCLNRDLERRVEEEIQKNRQKDALMLHQAKLAALGEMIGNIAHQWRQPLNIISMLFQKISRHHKNGTLTDEIMAQSLSDALQTIQHMSQTIDDFRGQVEPNREKVTYILEDTLRSTISLLEKSFALSGVKIEADISAQIRLYGFPEDIKQVVLNLLNNAKDAILSHGISRGVIRVDASIGDDNRLRLNVCDNGGGIDEEVIDKIFEPYFTTKHKAQGTGIGLYMSRRIVEERLGGTIGASNTAEGACLTLDLPITDFIQG; translated from the coding sequence ATGGAACTCACCACACACATTCTCACCATTGACGACGATACGACGATCCTCGACGCCTACGCGTCGATCCTCTCCCCCTATAAACGGACCAGCCTCGAAGACGCGATCATGAAGCTCGAAAAACTGCACGACATCGACTGCAGTGCCATCGACGGCGGGGAAAAAGTGATCGATTTTCATCTCCACCAGGCCAACAACGGCCTGGAAGGGGTCGAAATCTTCCGACGCGAATACGAAGGGGGGAACCGTATTCCCGTGTGCATCGTCGACATGCGGATGCCCAACGGCATCGACGGGCTGGAGACCTCGATACGGCTCAAAGAGATCGATCCCGACGTTAACATCATCATCGCGACCGCCTATTCCGACCGCAGCAACAAAGAGATTCTCGAATGCCTCAAAAGCAACATTTTCTATATCCGCAAACCGTTCAACAACGAAGAGATCTATCAGCTCGTCTACTCCCTCTCCCTGAGTTACGACGCGACGCAGACAATCCGCTGTCTCAACCGCGACCTCGAACGCCGGGTCGAGGAGGAGATCCAGAAAAACCGCCAGAAAGACGCCCTGATGCTCCATCAGGCCAAACTCGCCGCACTGGGGGAGATGATCGGCAACATCGCCCACCAGTGGCGCCAGCCGCTCAACATCATCTCGATGCTGTTCCAGAAAATCAGCCGTCACCACAAAAACGGCACCCTTACCGATGAGATCATGGCCCAAAGCCTCTCAGACGCGCTCCAGACCATCCAGCACATGTCCCAGACGATCGACGACTTCCGCGGGCAGGTCGAACCCAACCGCGAAAAAGTAACCTACATCCTCGAAGACACGCTGCGCAGTACGATCAGCCTGCTCGAAAAAAGTTTCGCCCTCTCCGGGGTGAAGATCGAAGCGGATATTTCGGCACAAATCCGCCTTTACGGCTTTCCGGAAGATATCAAACAAGTGGTCCTCAACCTCCTCAACAACGCCAAGGACGCGATCCTCTCGCACGGCATTTCCCGGGGAGTGATCCGTGTCGATGCCTCCATTGGCGACGACAACCGCCTGCGGCTGAACGTATGCGACAACGGCGGAGGGATCGACGAAGAGGTCATCGACAAAATCTTCGAACCCTATTTTACGACCAAACACAAAGCGCAAGGGACCGGGATCGGCCTGTATATGTCCCGACGCATCGTCGAAGAACGCCTCGGCGGAACGATCGGCGCTTCCAACACGGCTGAGGGGGCGTGCCTCACCCTCGACCTCCCGATTACCGACTTTATACAAGGATAA
- a CDS encoding response regulator, whose amino-acid sequence MQSRHDLMKKLHILFVDDERLIREMVYDMLGDSVGNVSLAADGEEGLAFYRDSLRPVDIVISDQTMPVMNGLDMLEKIKQINPSQKCIMITAHSEAAYMLRAIEIGVEHFMIKPIIFDKLDTILYELALKIEQENYRAEKERSERRELVEHTFQFSFQTLVDNIPLPSLIVDENDTVAACNSDLLSLVAGTEHYPKLLTKELDFKSLFFHDAMTRTSPSFCDWKEEHLYMGGELAFEFEASSYRLKLKRMRTEGPKRFYILCLIDSGE is encoded by the coding sequence ATGCAAAGCAGACACGACCTCATGAAAAAACTCCATATCCTGTTTGTCGACGACGAACGGCTGATCCGCGAGATGGTTTACGACATGCTCGGTGACAGTGTCGGAAACGTTTCCCTCGCCGCCGATGGGGAGGAGGGGCTGGCCTTTTACCGCGATTCGCTCCGGCCGGTCGATATCGTCATCTCCGATCAGACAATGCCCGTCATGAACGGGCTGGACATGCTCGAAAAGATCAAACAGATCAATCCCTCGCAAAAGTGCATCATGATCACCGCCCATTCCGAAGCGGCGTATATGCTCCGCGCGATCGAAATCGGGGTCGAACACTTCATGATCAAACCGATTATCTTCGACAAACTCGACACGATCCTCTACGAACTCGCTCTGAAAATCGAACAGGAAAACTACCGTGCCGAAAAAGAGCGCAGCGAGCGGCGTGAACTGGTCGAACACACTTTTCAGTTCTCGTTTCAGACCCTCGTCGACAACATACCGCTCCCCTCTCTCATCGTCGACGAGAACGATACCGTCGCCGCCTGCAACAGCGACCTGCTTTCTCTCGTCGCGGGAACCGAACATTATCCGAAACTCCTCACCAAAGAGCTCGATTTCAAATCGCTCTTTTTCCACGACGCGATGACCAGGACCTCCCCGTCGTTTTGTGACTGGAAAGAAGAACACCTCTACATGGGGGGAGAGCTCGCGTTTGAATTCGAAGCGTCGAGCTATCGTCTGAAACTCAAAAGGATGCGTACGGAAGGACCGAAACGGTTTTACATTCTCTGCCTGATCGATTCGGGCGAGTAA